In Sphingomonas phyllosphaerae, one DNA window encodes the following:
- a CDS encoding helix-hairpin-helix domain-containing protein, protein MIDINTASADEIDAVPQLKGHGFEIVRYREERGRFEAVRQLEEVPGLAGKIDGLKGAVRAG, encoded by the coding sequence ATGATCGACATCAACACGGCATCGGCGGACGAGATCGACGCCGTGCCGCAGCTCAAGGGACATGGGTTCGAGATCGTCCGATACCGCGAGGAGCGCGGCCGTTTCGAAGCCGTCCGGCAACTCGAAGAAGTGCCGGGCCTCGCCGGTAAGATCGACGGACTGAAGGGGGCCGTGCGCGCCGGCTGA
- a CDS encoding FadR/GntR family transcriptional regulator, with protein MIAAPSSVRPDDIRGGIAHDLGVAIVTGRLAPGTALVSEERFSAENNVSRGAYREALKVLAAKGLVQQRLKSATRVNERAKWSMLDIEVLGWMFEGGATRDFIDGIFELRRIVEPSAAALAAQRRDERQLARMGHALQEMERHGLLTAEGRAADQAFHLAVLDATRNEPLLTLSNSIAAAVEWTTRFSRDQRQQMRDPMPDHHAVFSALIAGDGDAARRAMETLIDNALTDANTPLQTKQC; from the coding sequence ATGATCGCGGCTCCCTCCTCCGTCCGTCCCGACGACATTCGCGGCGGAATCGCGCACGATCTCGGGGTGGCGATCGTCACCGGGCGGCTCGCGCCGGGCACCGCCTTGGTCAGCGAGGAGCGGTTCAGCGCCGAGAACAACGTGTCGCGCGGCGCCTATCGCGAGGCGCTGAAGGTGCTCGCCGCCAAGGGGCTGGTCCAACAGCGGCTCAAGAGCGCGACGCGCGTCAACGAGCGCGCGAAATGGAGCATGCTCGACATTGAGGTGCTCGGCTGGATGTTCGAGGGCGGCGCGACCCGCGACTTCATTGACGGCATCTTCGAGCTGCGCCGGATCGTCGAGCCCTCCGCCGCCGCGCTGGCCGCGCAGCGGCGCGACGAGCGTCAGCTCGCCCGAATGGGCCATGCGTTGCAGGAGATGGAGCGGCACGGCCTGCTGACCGCCGAAGGACGCGCCGCCGACCAGGCGTTCCATCTTGCGGTGCTCGACGCGACCCGAAATGAACCGCTGTTGACGCTATCCAACTCGATCGCCGCGGCGGTCGAATGGACCACGCGCTTCTCGCGCGACCAGCGGCAGCAGATGCGCGATCCAATGCCCGACCATCACGCAGTATTTAGTGCGCTGATCGCAGGTGACGGGGATGCCGCCAGGCGCGCAATGGAAACGTTGATCGACAATGCTCTTACTGACGCGAACACGCCACTTCAAACGAAGCAATGCTAA
- a CDS encoding cupin: protein MTEPETLTLGPNGWMPNNPALPVLMYRGVVPEGDPDAIEGTLRGNGWRPDWRDGVYPYHHYHSSTHEALACVDGSADVMLGGEDGHMVPIAAGDLLVLPAGTGRCRLTASTDFLLVGAYPDGQVWDVCREAADAATLARIAAVPVPAADPIGGQGGLLPHLWSDKS, encoded by the coding sequence GTGACGGAACCCGAGACGTTGACGCTCGGCCCGAACGGCTGGATGCCTAACAACCCGGCATTGCCGGTGCTGATGTATCGCGGCGTCGTCCCCGAGGGCGACCCTGACGCGATCGAGGGCACACTCCGTGGGAATGGCTGGCGCCCGGATTGGCGCGATGGCGTCTATCCGTATCATCATTATCATTCGTCGACGCATGAGGCGCTCGCGTGTGTCGACGGCTCGGCCGACGTGATGCTGGGCGGGGAAGATGGGCACATGGTGCCCATCGCCGCGGGCGATCTGCTCGTGCTGCCGGCAGGGACCGGGCGTTGCCGGCTCACCGCCAGCACCGACTTCCTGCTGGTCGGCGCCTATCCCGACGGGCAGGTGTGGGATGTCTGCCGCGAAGCCGCCGATGCGGCGACACTGGCGCGCATCGCCGCCGTACCGGTTCCCGCCGCCGATCCGATCGGGGGCCAAGGCGGCCTTCTTCCTCATCTGTGGAGCGACAAGTCATGA
- a CDS encoding TonB-dependent receptor, with the protein MAAMRFRHATCASALGLVLTALSPAGAQQATDPLAGVSPTEMPQPGQTGGRPDQAGADQGADAGAAEDIVITGVRASLSSAQSIKRNAKQIVDSVVAEDIGKLPDNNVVEALQRVPGVQVSPRARGESATVLIRGLPDVVTVVNGRNIFSTTGRSLSLADVPADLVAGVDVYKSRAADQIEGGIAGLINVRTRRPFDFKGAEVAVAARQVYSEQPDTIDPYASLLLSNRWSTGIGELGALVSVSFHQTRYRDETIYGGGFFGYNLDNTRAPYTPGFPLDPRGTSASEPRVFRTDVIGAIDRIGKRERPAVNGSLQWRPDPRLTITADGLFYGFRDRGNSNQNFTSLEGRLAAPLTFKGDTKLVDRISTLGSRVAVFGAVNDNVADRYQGALSAEWLADGWRVYTEGSYTRSVATDRVASVDVDFIARQTNGFFNFEGSGTPRFELPFDDIADPSRYFLSRLNTQRTEGKGEELTFRSDIAYTEPLGVFTELAAGARINRRNAGSQAFNQILNCSATGALRCYTARAIDVPGLMTTTPGDFYEGVRPFVRQWASPSTQGVLDNVGLLRQRFGAAPGDPGFQQTLGFDIVEKSYAGYVQASFEIGRLDGQMGVRVVKNDITSNASRAVRGVVTPITISSDGVDVLPSITARYKLRDNLFLRASASSTITRPSFAQLNPALTLTPPVPGQQPFGRGSSGNADLKPVRSTNFDLAAEWYIDRSSSITATVFRRSVTGFIQSVTSNVQIDYLGADNGTYQVVSPQNSGSGKLTGIEGGFTYFPRFLDGFGVSANGTYIDGVNRAFSPLPGRTGFLEIPFENVSKFSATATLIYEKNGLSTRASYVWRDSYNAGLHFTGVNPNGITNGAINNLDVSIAYDLNPKFTVVFDATNILRDLYQTSFTDPALYPRDTVLYSRMFAVGIRARL; encoded by the coding sequence ATGGCGGCAATGCGATTTCGGCACGCGACCTGCGCGTCCGCGCTCGGGCTGGTACTGACGGCGCTGTCGCCGGCCGGCGCGCAACAGGCGACCGATCCGCTCGCCGGCGTCTCGCCGACCGAGATGCCGCAGCCCGGGCAGACCGGCGGCCGTCCGGATCAGGCAGGTGCCGATCAGGGCGCGGACGCCGGAGCGGCGGAGGACATCGTCATCACCGGCGTGCGCGCGAGCCTGTCGTCGGCGCAGTCGATCAAGCGCAACGCCAAGCAGATCGTCGACTCGGTGGTCGCCGAGGATATCGGCAAGCTGCCCGACAACAATGTCGTCGAGGCGCTCCAGCGCGTGCCCGGCGTACAGGTCTCGCCTCGCGCGCGCGGCGAATCCGCGACGGTGCTGATCCGCGGGCTGCCGGACGTCGTGACGGTGGTCAACGGCCGCAACATCTTCTCGACGACCGGGCGCTCGCTCTCGCTCGCCGACGTGCCCGCCGATCTCGTCGCCGGGGTCGACGTCTACAAGTCGCGCGCCGCCGATCAGATCGAGGGCGGGATCGCCGGGCTCATCAACGTCCGCACGCGCCGCCCGTTCGACTTCAAGGGCGCGGAGGTCGCGGTCGCCGCGCGGCAGGTGTACAGCGAGCAGCCCGACACGATCGATCCCTATGCGAGCCTGTTGCTCAGCAACCGCTGGTCGACCGGGATCGGCGAACTCGGCGCGCTGGTCAGCGTGTCGTTCCACCAGACGCGGTATCGCGACGAGACGATCTACGGCGGCGGATTCTTCGGCTACAATCTCGACAATACGCGCGCGCCATACACGCCGGGCTTCCCGCTCGATCCGCGCGGCACCAGCGCGTCGGAGCCGCGCGTGTTCCGCACCGACGTGATCGGCGCGATCGACCGAATCGGCAAGCGCGAACGTCCCGCGGTCAACGGCTCGCTGCAATGGCGCCCCGATCCGCGGCTGACGATCACCGCCGACGGACTGTTCTACGGCTTCCGCGACCGCGGCAACAGCAACCAGAATTTCACCTCGCTGGAAGGACGGCTGGCCGCGCCGCTGACCTTCAAGGGCGATACCAAGCTGGTAGACCGGATCAGCACGTTGGGCAGCCGGGTCGCGGTGTTCGGGGCGGTGAACGACAATGTCGCGGACCGCTACCAGGGCGCGCTGTCCGCCGAATGGCTCGCCGATGGCTGGCGCGTCTATACCGAGGGATCATACACGCGCTCGGTAGCGACCGATCGGGTCGCCTCGGTCGACGTCGATTTCATCGCGCGGCAGACCAACGGCTTCTTCAATTTCGAGGGCAGCGGGACGCCACGCTTCGAGCTGCCGTTCGACGATATCGCCGATCCGTCGCGCTACTTCCTGTCGCGGCTCAACACGCAGCGCACCGAGGGCAAGGGGGAGGAACTGACCTTCCGCAGCGACATCGCCTATACCGAGCCGCTCGGCGTGTTCACCGAGCTGGCAGCGGGCGCGCGCATCAACCGGCGCAACGCGGGCTCGCAGGCCTTCAACCAGATCCTGAACTGCTCCGCGACCGGCGCCTTGCGCTGCTACACCGCGCGCGCGATCGACGTGCCCGGGTTGATGACGACGACGCCCGGCGACTTCTACGAAGGCGTGCGACCGTTCGTCCGGCAATGGGCGTCGCCGTCGACGCAAGGCGTGCTCGACAATGTCGGGCTGTTGCGCCAGCGGTTCGGCGCCGCACCGGGCGATCCGGGCTTCCAGCAGACACTGGGCTTCGACATCGTCGAAAAGAGCTATGCCGGCTATGTCCAGGCCAGCTTCGAGATCGGCCGGCTCGACGGCCAGATGGGTGTGCGCGTCGTGAAGAACGACATTACCTCCAACGCGTCGCGGGCGGTGCGCGGGGTCGTGACGCCGATCACGATCAGCAGCGACGGCGTCGACGTGCTGCCCAGCATCACCGCGCGCTACAAGCTGCGCGACAATCTGTTCCTGCGCGCCTCGGCGAGCAGCACGATCACGCGCCCGAGCTTCGCGCAGCTCAATCCCGCGCTGACGCTCACCCCGCCGGTGCCCGGCCAGCAGCCGTTCGGGCGCGGCAGTAGCGGCAATGCCGATCTGAAGCCGGTCCGCTCGACCAATTTCGATCTCGCCGCCGAATGGTATATCGACCGGTCCAGCTCGATCACCGCGACCGTGTTCCGCCGGTCGGTGACCGGCTTCATCCAGTCGGTGACCAGCAACGTGCAGATCGACTATCTCGGCGCGGACAACGGCACCTATCAGGTGGTCAGCCCGCAGAATTCCGGGTCGGGCAAGCTGACCGGGATCGAGGGCGGCTTCACCTATTTCCCACGCTTCCTCGACGGCTTCGGGGTCAGCGCCAACGGCACCTATATCGACGGCGTCAACCGCGCCTTCTCGCCGCTGCCCGGCCGGACCGGCTTCCTCGAGATCCCGTTCGAGAACGTCTCGAAATTCTCGGCGACTGCGACGTTGATCTACGAGAAAAACGGCCTGTCGACGCGCGCCTCCTACGTCTGGCGCGACTCGTACAATGCCGGGCTGCACTTCACCGGGGTCAATCCGAACGGGATCACCAACGGCGCGATCAACAACCTCGACGTCTCGATCGCCTATGATCTCAACCCGAAGTTCACGGTGGTGTTCGACGCCACCAACATCCTGCGTGACCTGTACCAGACGTCGTTCACCGATCCCGCGCTCTATCCGCGTGATACCGTGCTCTATTCCCGTATGTTCGCGGTCGGCATCCGTGCGCGCCTGTAA
- a CDS encoding nucleoside deaminase, whose product MTEDDERWMRRAIEIARSKGSDPSTSPLGSVIVLDGKEIAAERNQTEDLPDATAHAEMMAIRRACEGIGELELRGATLYSTLQPCGMCTMASIWSKVGRVVYGAKREDVHPMYFEARHVDTLAFITDAYRDDIVIEGGCLRAECASLYYPPDADLPREEQANL is encoded by the coding sequence ATGACCGAAGACGATGAACGCTGGATGCGCCGCGCGATCGAGATAGCGCGATCGAAGGGATCGGACCCATCGACGTCGCCGCTCGGATCGGTGATCGTGCTCGACGGCAAGGAGATCGCGGCCGAACGCAACCAGACCGAAGATTTGCCCGACGCCACTGCCCATGCCGAGATGATGGCGATCCGCCGCGCGTGCGAAGGGATCGGCGAACTGGAGCTGCGGGGGGCGACGCTCTACTCGACGCTCCAGCCGTGCGGCATGTGCACCATGGCCTCGATCTGGTCCAAGGTCGGCCGGGTCGTCTACGGTGCAAAGCGCGAGGATGTGCACCCGATGTATTTCGAGGCACGGCATGTCGACACGCTGGCGTTCATCACCGACGCTTATCGCGACGACATCGTGATCGAGGGCGGCTGCCTGCGCGCGGAATGCGCCAGCCTCTATTATCCGCCCGACGCCGATCTGCCGCGCGAAGAGCAGGCGAACCTGTGA
- a CDS encoding aldo/keto reductase, whose amino-acid sequence MKTIRFPDGTTVPALGQGTWMMAEDPARRSDEIAALREGLSLGLTLIDTAEMYADGESERLVGEAIAGVRDEVFLVSKAYPQNASRDRLPRACEASLERLGTDRLDLYLLHWRGNVPLAEMVEAMERLVAAGKILRWGVSNLDLDDMEELVASGGEGCQTDQILYNLTRRGPEYDLLPWLARHRVPVMAYSPVEQGRLIAHRGLTQMAAERDATPAQLALAWLLARDGILPIPKAGSIAHVRDNWAALDLTLSEAELRRLDDLFPPPRGPEPLAML is encoded by the coding sequence ATGAAGACGATCCGCTTCCCCGACGGTACGACCGTCCCCGCACTCGGCCAGGGCACCTGGATGATGGCGGAAGACCCTGCCCGCCGATCGGACGAGATCGCCGCGTTGCGTGAGGGGCTGTCGCTCGGACTGACCCTGATCGACACCGCCGAGATGTATGCCGATGGCGAATCCGAGCGGCTCGTCGGCGAGGCGATCGCGGGCGTCCGCGACGAGGTGTTCCTCGTCAGCAAGGCCTATCCCCAGAATGCCTCGCGCGACCGGCTGCCGCGGGCGTGCGAGGCGAGCCTCGAACGGCTCGGCACCGACCGGCTCGACCTGTACCTGCTGCATTGGCGCGGCAATGTTCCGCTCGCCGAGATGGTCGAGGCGATGGAGCGGCTGGTCGCGGCGGGCAAGATCCTGCGTTGGGGCGTCAGCAATCTCGACCTCGACGACATGGAGGAACTCGTCGCGAGCGGCGGCGAAGGCTGTCAGACCGACCAGATCCTCTACAACCTTACCCGGCGTGGCCCTGAATACGACCTGTTACCGTGGCTTGCGCGTCACCGGGTGCCGGTCATGGCCTACAGCCCCGTCGAGCAAGGCCGCCTGATCGCCCATCGCGGCCTTACCCAGATGGCTGCCGAGCGCGACGCCACGCCCGCGCAACTCGCTCTCGCCTGGTTGCTGGCGCGAGATGGCATCCTCCCCATCCCCAAGGCCGGGTCTATCGCCCATGTTCGAGACAATTGGGCGGCGTTGGACCTCACACTGTCCGAAGCCGAGCTACGACGCCTCGACGACCTGTTTCCGCCGCCACGCGGCCCCGAACCGCTCGCGATGCTTTAG
- a CDS encoding aldo/keto reductase family oxidoreductase, with protein MTIDQAGTYSFAGRNVKRLGYGAMQLAGPGVFGPPRDHDAALAVLRAAVEAGVNHIDTSDFYGPHVTNRLIREALPPYPDDLLIVTKIGARRGDDASWLPAFAADELARAVEDNLTNLGLETLDVVNLRLMFDVHGPAEGSLAGPLKALADLQRQGLVRHIGLSNVTPTQFEEARGVAEIACVQNQYNLAHRDDDAFIDALAAEGIAYVPFFPLGGFSPLQSAALSDVAARLKATPMQVALAWLLQRSPNILLIPGTSSVAHLHENLAAASLTLPEDAVAELNAIGG; from the coding sequence ATGACGATCGACCAGGCAGGCACCTATTCCTTCGCCGGGCGCAACGTGAAGCGGCTCGGCTATGGCGCGATGCAGCTCGCCGGACCCGGCGTGTTCGGCCCGCCCCGCGACCATGATGCGGCGCTCGCCGTGCTTCGCGCCGCTGTCGAGGCTGGGGTCAACCACATCGACACCAGCGACTTTTACGGCCCGCACGTCACCAACCGGCTGATCCGCGAGGCGCTGCCCCCCTACCCCGACGACCTGCTGATCGTGACCAAGATCGGTGCGCGGCGCGGCGACGATGCATCTTGGCTGCCCGCGTTCGCGGCGGACGAGCTGGCCCGCGCGGTCGAGGACAATCTGACGAACCTCGGGCTGGAGACGCTCGACGTCGTCAATCTGCGCCTGATGTTCGATGTCCACGGGCCCGCCGAAGGATCGCTCGCCGGACCGCTCAAGGCCTTGGCGGATCTCCAGCGCCAGGGGCTGGTGCGCCATATTGGGCTGAGCAACGTGACGCCGACGCAGTTCGAGGAGGCGCGCGGCGTCGCCGAGATCGCCTGCGTCCAGAACCAGTACAACCTCGCCCACCGCGACGACGATGCCTTCATCGACGCGCTGGCGGCGGAGGGCATTGCCTATGTGCCCTTCTTCCCGCTTGGCGGGTTCAGCCCGCTCCAGTCGGCGGCGCTCTCCGACGTAGCCGCGCGGCTCAAGGCCACGCCGATGCAGGTGGCGCTCGCTTGGCTGCTCCAGCGCTCGCCCAACATCCTGCTGATCCCGGGCACCTCGTCGGTGGCGCATCTCCACGAGAACCTCGCTGCGGCATCGCTGACGCTGCCGGAGGATGCGGTGGCCGAACTCAACGCGATCGGCGGATAA
- a CDS encoding LysR family transcriptional regulator yields MKADLADLNAFVAVAQARGFRDAARTVGSSASTLSEAVRRLEARLGVRLLHRTTRSVVPTEAGTRLIERLAPALGEVEAALDVVNLFRDRPAGTLKLNVPVSAARLVLPAILPGFLATYPDIQVEIVAENGFVDMVASGCDAGIRYDERLEQDMIAVPIGPRVQRFATAASPAYLDARGRPDHPRDLLDHACLRGRFTSGALTSPWEFERLGEIVRIEPQGPLIASVSGAADLLVDIAVAGGGIIHLFEDWLRPVLASGALEPVLPDWWQSFSGPFLYYSGRRLVPPPLRAFVDYIRA; encoded by the coding sequence ATGAAGGCGGACCTTGCCGATCTCAACGCATTCGTGGCGGTCGCGCAGGCGCGCGGGTTTCGCGACGCGGCGCGCACGGTCGGATCGAGCGCCTCGACGCTGAGCGAAGCGGTGCGGCGGCTGGAGGCGCGGCTGGGCGTCCGGCTGCTCCATCGCACCACCCGCAGCGTCGTGCCGACCGAGGCGGGGACGCGGCTGATCGAGCGGCTGGCCCCCGCGCTTGGCGAGGTGGAGGCGGCGCTCGACGTCGTCAACCTGTTCCGCGACCGGCCGGCGGGCACCCTCAAGCTCAACGTGCCGGTAAGCGCGGCGCGGCTGGTGTTGCCAGCGATCCTGCCCGGTTTCCTCGCCACCTATCCCGACATCCAGGTCGAAATCGTCGCCGAGAACGGCTTCGTCGATATGGTGGCATCGGGCTGTGATGCGGGCATCCGCTATGACGAGCGGCTGGAACAGGACATGATCGCGGTGCCGATCGGCCCGCGCGTCCAGCGCTTCGCAACGGCGGCGTCGCCGGCCTATCTCGACGCGCGTGGGCGGCCCGACCATCCGCGCGACCTACTCGATCACGCCTGTCTACGCGGCCGCTTCACCAGTGGCGCGCTCACCAGCCCATGGGAGTTCGAGCGTTTGGGCGAGATCGTGCGGATCGAGCCACAGGGGCCGCTGATCGCCAGCGTGTCCGGCGCGGCGGACCTGCTGGTCGACATCGCCGTCGCGGGCGGCGGGATCATCCACCTGTTTGAAGACTGGTTGCGGCCGGTGCTCGCCAGCGGCGCGCTGGAACCGGTGCTGCCCGACTGGTGGCAGTCCTTCTCCGGCCCGTTCCTCTATTATTCCGGCCGCCGTCTGGTGCCCCCGCCGCTGCGCGCGTTCGTCGATTACATTCGCGCCTAA
- a CDS encoding metalloregulator ArsR/SmtB family transcription factor, which translates to MPRFTHPRLEDVPLDLALHALADPNRLAMVARLAATERLSCTDAAPCETIPKSTVSNHLKLLRAAGLIETTQAGREMINTLRRAEFDKRFPGLLDAVLANRPA; encoded by the coding sequence ATGCCCCGCTTCACCCATCCCCGGTTGGAGGACGTTCCGCTCGATCTGGCGCTGCACGCGCTGGCCGATCCCAATCGGCTGGCCATGGTGGCGCGGCTCGCCGCGACCGAGCGGCTGAGTTGCACCGATGCCGCGCCGTGCGAGACGATCCCGAAGAGCACGGTGTCCAACCACCTGAAGCTGCTGCGCGCGGCCGGACTGATCGAGACGACACAGGCCGGGCGGGAAATGATCAACACGCTGCGCCGCGCCGAATTCGACAAGCGGTTCCCCGGCCTGCTCGATGCGGTGCTCGCCAACCGACCGGCCTGA